From a single Anaerolineaceae bacterium oral taxon 439 genomic region:
- a CDS encoding macro domain protein, translated as MTQSERLDFLIEAFKREASEYAGMKTPSDPAMKRRLLRSLMNVRPPGPLSEEVLKIQDAYLSARAAEAGRVGLDAIPTIRDAYGGANPFADVLSVWQGDITRLSIDAIVNAANSAMLGCFVPCHGCIDNAIHTFAGVQLREACERKMEALKALYGEEYTQPTAVPTITDGYNLPAKKVIHVVGPIVREELTAADEQALAACYRNTLDLCAAEGLRSVASCCLSTGVFRFPKRRAAEIAVSSAVGWLAENPGRMGRVVFNVFQDEDRDYYEELLS; from the coding sequence ATGACGCAAAGCGAGCGGCTTGACTTCCTGATCGAAGCCTTTAAGCGGGAGGCAAGCGAGTACGCGGGTATGAAGACGCCGTCCGATCCGGCGATGAAACGGCGGCTGCTGCGTTCGCTGATGAACGTTCGCCCGCCGGGGCCGCTTTCCGAAGAGGTTTTGAAAATTCAGGACGCTTACCTGTCGGCTCGGGCGGCCGAAGCCGGACGGGTTGGGTTGGACGCGATCCCGACGATCCGGGACGCATACGGCGGTGCGAATCCGTTCGCAGACGTGCTGTCGGTCTGGCAGGGGGATATCACGCGGCTGTCGATCGACGCGATCGTCAACGCTGCGAACAGTGCGATGCTGGGCTGTTTCGTCCCGTGCCATGGCTGTATCGATAACGCGATCCATACGTTCGCCGGGGTTCAGCTGCGGGAGGCATGCGAACGGAAAATGGAGGCGCTGAAAGCGCTGTATGGGGAGGAATATACGCAGCCGACAGCGGTTCCGACGATCACCGACGGCTATAACCTTCCGGCGAAAAAGGTGATCCACGTCGTGGGTCCGATTGTCCGGGAGGAGCTGACGGCGGCGGATGAGCAGGCGTTGGCGGCCTGTTATCGGAATACGCTCGACCTCTGCGCGGCGGAAGGACTTCGCAGCGTAGCTTCCTGCTGCCTGTCGACGGGCGTTTTTCGCTTTCCGAAACGACGCGCCGCGGAGATTGCCGTTTCGTCGGCGGTCGGCTGGCTGGCGGAAAATCCGGGACGGATGGGGCGGGTTGTGTTTAACGTGTTTCAAGATGAAGACAGGGATTATTATGAGGAACTTCTTTCCTGA
- a CDS encoding transcriptional regulator: MQITSRFTIAVHILSCIDYFEGRETVTSNFLAGSVGVNPVIVRTVMLQLKAAGLIDIRQGKSGISLAKPLGEITFYDVYRAVNCVDETGLFHFHENPSLSCPVGRRIHRAMDGRLRAIQDAMEAALRGMTVGDIAAEISGQAESGEKGQRKDGTDDDAKRAA, translated from the coding sequence ATGCAGATCACAAGCAGATTTACAATTGCGGTCCATATTCTTTCGTGTATAGATTATTTTGAAGGCCGCGAAACCGTGACGAGCAATTTCCTTGCCGGAAGCGTGGGGGTTAATCCAGTTATTGTCCGTACAGTGATGCTGCAGTTAAAGGCAGCGGGACTGATCGATATCCGTCAGGGAAAGAGCGGAATCTCGCTCGCGAAGCCGCTGGGAGAAATCACGTTTTATGATGTTTACCGGGCGGTGAATTGCGTCGACGAAACGGGATTATTTCATTTTCATGAAAACCCGAGTTTGAGTTGTCCCGTCGGACGGAGGATTCACCGCGCGATGGATGGCCGATTACGCGCGATTCAGGACGCTATGGAAGCAGCGCTGCGAGGGATGACGGTCGGCGATATCGCCGCGGAGATTTCCGGTCAGGCCGAAAGCGGAGAAAAGGGGCAGCGGAAGGATGGAACGGATGATGACGCAAAGCGAGCGGCTTGA
- a CDS encoding NADH-flavin reductase, whose product MKIAVVAANGKAAQKIISEALSRGIEVTAFGRNENRTQAQHYVRKDIFDLKVEDLCGFDAVVDAFGAWTPETLPQHGTSLAHLCDVLSGTDTRLLVVGGAGSLYVNPEHTARVSDGPDFPDAFKPLAAAMAQGLEELRGRKDVKWTYVSPAADFQADGERSGSYLLGGEELTLNSRGESVISYADYAIAIVDEIEQGNHVQQRISVVRA is encoded by the coding sequence ATGAAAATAGCAGTCGTCGCAGCAAACGGCAAAGCCGCCCAAAAGATTATTTCTGAAGCTCTTAGCCGCGGGATTGAAGTAACCGCGTTTGGGAGAAATGAAAACCGTACTCAGGCGCAGCATTATGTTCGAAAGGATATCTTCGATTTGAAAGTGGAAGACCTTTGCGGATTTGACGCGGTTGTCGACGCGTTTGGCGCCTGGACGCCGGAAACGCTTCCGCAGCATGGTACGTCGCTCGCGCATCTTTGTGATGTGCTTTCGGGTACGGACACGCGCCTCCTGGTCGTTGGCGGCGCTGGAAGTTTGTACGTGAACCCGGAGCATACGGCCCGTGTTTCGGATGGACCTGATTTTCCGGATGCGTTCAAGCCGCTGGCGGCGGCGATGGCGCAGGGGCTTGAAGAATTGCGCGGGCGAAAAGATGTGAAATGGACGTACGTCAGCCCTGCGGCCGATTTTCAGGCTGATGGCGAGCGGAGCGGAAGTTATCTTCTCGGCGGGGAAGAGCTGACGCTGAATTCGCGTGGTGAAAGCGTGATCAGCTATGCAGATTATGCGATCGCGATCGTTGACGAAATTGAACAGGGAAATCACGTTCAGCAGCGGATCAGCGTTGTAAGAGCGTAA